The Tursiops truncatus isolate mTurTru1 chromosome X, mTurTru1.mat.Y, whole genome shotgun sequence DNA segment AAGGGCCCAGCTGAAGTGGCCTCGCAGACAAATGGGCTGTGGCACCTGGGATGAGATGCCTGTGATGCCATTTCCCACGGGCACACAGGAGGAGGGGCAGACTCAGAGGAAAGCAGCGTTTCTTTGGGGGTGGGGCTCATGGAGTTGGAAGCACCCAGGCGACAGATCAGCCGTGCCCACAATTTGCTGGCGCCTTGCAGGCTTTCCCTACGGGCCTGGACGAGACCGGGCCTCACCAGCTCCAGTAGGCGGAACAGGCGTTGTTCAGCCGTGCCAGGCCCTGCCAGCAGCAGACGCGACAGCCGTGGCAGCCTCAGCCCTCCGGGCCTTGAAAAGCCTGCAGGAGAGACAGTCGCCCCTGTCCCCCTCCAAGGCCCAGCCAGAGCAGCCTCCCCTAGTTCCTGGGGACCTGCCCCTGGCCACCTCTGCTGCCGCCctctctgcttttccttccaCTTGGTGGCTCACTCCTCTGGCTCCTTTGCTGgttctccccccacacccccatctCTTACTGTCGGGGGGCCCCGAGACTCTGTCCCCGGACCCCTTCTCCATGTCACTCCCTGGGGAGCCTGCCCACCTTCATCACCATTTCTGAGTTTTGCACCCGTGTCTGTGGCTCATCCCAGCCCTGTCTCTGAGCTTCAGGCCACAGCTCTGGGCTGTGACTCCCTTGTAAAGTTGCATTTTCCCTCCCCAATGCACAAGTAATCTGGGTGACACCTTGAGACCCAGTGACTATCTTTTCCCCAGCAAGCTTTATCTCATGGTTTACCATCCAAGGATGATCCCCAACTGGATGAATTGCATTGGTGGCTGCAAAATGGTGGTTTTCTcatgctttccttctttctacaaTTTTTAGTTGGCATTTCTCTATAAAGAGCTTTCCCTTTTCACAATTGTCATGGTGGACGCAtcgtttctttgttttttaaataaataaatttattgatttatttatttttggctgcgttgggtcttcgttgctgcgtgcgggctttctccagttgcggcgagtggtggctgctcttcactgcggtgcgcggccttctcaccgcggtggcttctcttgttgcagagcacaggctctaggcgcgcgggcttcagtagttgcaatgTGCGGccccagtagctgtggcacacaagcttagttgctccgcagcatgtgggatcttcccggaccagggctcaaacccgtgtcccctgcgttggcaggcggattcttaaccactgcgccaccagggaagtccctgcattgcttttttttttggactatAGCGTGCATAGAGTAATGTGCATAAATCGTCAATGTCCAGCTCAATGGAATTTAAAGTGAATACATGTATGCCGCCTTCCCTGGTGCCTCTTCCAAAAGGTTGAATAGCCTTTTGGATGCTCAGATATTCTAGCTTTGGTTCTTTCTGGTTGGCTCCCATGTCCTTTTGACATACCTCATCCTTTTGCTTTTCAAGCAtgtccttactttctggcaccacaaggtgctccaggctcatcttgtattttttcctGCCCCATACCTAGAATCTTCCACCTCTCCAAGGacctctggttccttttagtggagaatggtattGAGAAACCAAGGTCTGGGTACAGGGTGTGTTCATTGCTACTGGAGTTTCACTGCTTCTAGACTCTTTCACTGGACAAAACTAGGAAATCTATTTTTTAAGAGTTCATACTGCAGTCCCCAATTCCAGTCTGGCAGTACAGTTCTTTTCCCTCATTCCACAGTGAGGTTCCTGTCAACATCCATGTACGGATATATTTACTCATGTCCTCTACCAGATACAGTCTACCTTAGACTCTAGCTCCACAATCACCTCAACACTATCATTGCCAACAACATACGTACTGGGAATAGAGCGGAGTCTTTCTGTCCTTAGAATATAGCCCATGAAGGGAGCACAGTCAGAGGGCTGAATTTGGAAGGTACCTGACTTATTTTCTCTGTGTGGTTCTGTTGTCAACTGGATATGCAGTTAGgcttatttgcttttgtttatattcaattttggctttttttcactctttcaaatatatatatatttttaattatttattgatttatttggctgtgctgggtctcagcTGCAGTgtgcaggatcttcgttccctgaccagggatcgaaccccggctccctgcattgggagcgcagagtcttaaccactggaccaccagagaagtccctcaaatgtatttttgaacatataaaatatttgcatgGTTCAAAGTCAAAACTATACAAAAGGATATATTACAAGAAATCTCATACCCATCTCAACCCCCTATAGGTGATAATTTTCACTAGTTTCAGGGTTTTCCATCctccttacatttttttccccaataagcATGTGTGTCTGTGAGCATGTGTGCAGTTGTCATTTGCACCCTGCTTTTTACCTATTTTCATATAACAATATATCCtggaaatcatttcatttttcattagagattttcattctttttactgctgCTTAGGACTATtgtatgaagaacctaggggtaagacgggaataaagacacagacctactagagaatggacttgaggatatggggagggggaagggtaagctgtgacaaagcgagagagtggcgtggacatatatacactaccaaacgtaaaatagatagctagtgggaagcagccgcatagcacagggagatcagctcggtgctttgtgaccacctagaggggtggatagggagggtgggagggagggagacgcaagagggaagagatatgggaacatatgtatatgtataactgattcactctgttataaagcagaaactaacacaccattgtaaagcaattatactccaataaagatgttaaaaataaataaataaaattaagttagaaaaaaagaaacaaacaaaaaaaaggactaTTGTATGAATGAAACACAATTGATTTCACCAGTTCCCTGCTGATGGATATGTGCGTTGTGTCCAATAGTTTTCTATTACCAGTTATATTACAGTGagtaattttataaatatgttgttTCATATTTGTGAAGTAACTTCCTACATGTGGCATTGCTAGGCCCAAGACACTGAGTTTTGTACTTGCTTAATACACTGTTTCATCCGACAAGCAGCAAAGCACCTACTGCATAAACTGCAGTGAAAGTGTACCAGAGACAGTACATCAAcagaagtgaacaaaacaaagttacAATTTCAGATTATTAGAAAGGCAACAGACTGAAATGGGCAAATGTGATGAAGGGTGCCTGGGGGTAGTATGTTAGATTGGTGATCCCGAAGGCCTCTCAGAGGTGACACTGGAGCGAAGATCTTAACATCTTAACGACAAGAAGGAACCAGCCACGGGAGTCTGGGGACAGAGTCTTCCAAAGAGGAAGAGTAAGTGCAAAGGGGGACGGGGGCAGGCCACCCTTGGTCAggagcagagaaaagaaagaccCTAGAGGCTGCAGAGTGAGGAAGTAGGCAGGTGGGGGCAGAGAGTGGAGGAGCCGGGAGCCAGGTCACACAGGAAGGAGTTTGGTTTTGATTCTAAAGGCAATGGGAAACTGTTTTAGGATTTTAAGCAAGGACATGATATGatgtgatttatatcaaaaatTAAGAACTGATTCTACTGTGTGGAGAGAAGTGGGGTGATTTAGGATTTATTTTCGGGGAGATCCAACAGGCTTCGGTGATCCAGTTCAGCTTTTTGCCCTTCCTTATGATTACAAAGtaggaaaatagaaaactaacagGACTATCACCATCGGAAATTTCACGGCagtttaaaaacttatttttgattaaaaatgtcgtataagggcttccctggtggcgcagcggttgagagtccacctgccgatgcaggggacacgggttcgtgccccggtccgggaagatcccacatgctgcggagcggctgggcccgtgagccatggccactgagcctgcgcgtccggagcctgtgctccgcaacgggagaggccacaacagtgagaggcccgcgtaccgcaaaaaaaaaaaaaaagtcgtatAAGGTCACTGTCAAAAACttgcaggaaaacagaaaaaggaagttaaaatCGCGTCACACAGTTTGCGAAGGGCCAGGGCTTTGGGAGGGAGCCTCAGTTCCTCTGCGGCCAAGGGAGTCTTGGAGGACGCCCAGCCAGGCCGGTTCCGCGGGAAGCCACCACGCACGCCCTCGACCTCAGCGGGGCCTGTTTGCGCAGGCGCACGGGGCGGAGTCAGCGCGAGGGGCGGAGCTTCAGGAAGGAGCCGTTGTCTCTTAGCCGACATCGGAGAGAGCGGATGGGGAGACCAGCGGCCCGAAGACAGAGTCGGAGGCAGAGCGCGCTGCAGCCATGCAGGCGGCAGAGGCGGACGCAGGCGCAGGCAGGATGGCGGGCGGCGCTGAAGGCCTGGACAgccaggggggcaggggggaccGGGGCGGCCCTCGCAGCGGGGGTGCTGCTGCCGCTGCAAACGACGGAGCTCTGTGTGCCGCGCCGGCACAGCACTCTCCGGGGCCGGGCGGACACCCCGCGTCCACAGCCAGAAGGCCGGGAAGCCGGCCACACGTATTGTATCCTACCCGAGGGCGGAGTGGGAAATGGGCTGCAGGCTGCGTGCGGTGGGAGGTGGGACAGAGGGACGCACGAGTCAGGGGCAGCCTGGGAGcgaaggggagaagggggagtcAGGGGCTGCTGCGGGGTGGTCTTGAGCGGGAGAAATAAGAGCAGAAGGAAAGCCGGGGCGCCTGGGGGCGAAGAAATGAGAGCACGGGGCAGCGGGGCGGCTGGGGTGGACTGGGGCCAGGCGTGGTCTGGGGGGCCGGAAGCAGTTCTGAAAGGGGTGAGGCTGGTCAGGGTGCCCTGAGACAGGGCCCAAAGCACCAGATCCGTGTGGATGTTGCCTTAACCGAATCTCCATCAGCGCCCTAAGTGTGCCTTTCCCGTCCACCTTGGAGGCGGAGATCGCCCGTGGGTCCCTGGCCCCAGATGCCGAACTGCACCATGGGGCTGTTGGGAAGGAGCTCACAGTAAGCGGCAGCGTCCTGGCGGTGTAAGTTCTAGAAAGGGCTGCTTGGGAGTGGCAGCAGGTGGCCGGGCCAGTCTCCCCCAAGGGCGCTCTATTGGAGACTCGGAGATACTCCAGGGTTGGATCTAGGGAGGTGACACGGTGCACTGGACCCATCTCCGCCCCAGCGGGCACTCCAATGGAGATGGCAGCGGCTTCGGTGTCATAGAGGGGCAGAGCCAGAGAGGGACTGGAGGGGTTGCTACCATcgccttgattttctttttccatcacttttaGCCACTGGAGAGCTGAAGATTCCCACCTCCTCCAAATTTCCATCGTCAACTTTCTTGACCAGCTTTCTCTGGTGATACGGACCATGCAGCGCTTTGGGCCCCCTGTTGCACGCTAAGCCAGGGCTAGAGAAGGGGATTAAGGTCTAAACTTGTGTCCCTTCCTAGACAGTGCATCCCTCCTAGGGCAGTGATTTCTGTAGTAGTTGCCACTTTATTATGGGGGCGTCATCTTTTGCCTCTACTGGCCCTTGCGTGCTGAGGGTTCACTTACTTTGTTTGGTGCTTAAATGTTTCTTAACtactgaaaataaaactgagctatggggcttccctggtggtgcagtggttgagaatctgcctgctaatgcaggggacacgggttccagccctggtctgggaagatcccacatgccgcggagcaactgggcccgtgagccacaactactgagcctgcacgtctggagcctgtgctccacaacaagagaggccgcgagagaggcctgcgcaccacgatgaagaatggcccccgcctgccacaactagagaaagccctggcacagaaacgaacacccaacaaagcaaaaataaattaattaattaataaaactcctacccccaacatctttaaaaaaaaaaaaacaaaaactgagctaCGATGCTATGTCTGACTTTATTTTCAACTACAGCACCTTTAAATATTCTTGCCTCTGTCCTTAAATTGGAGGGGAGGTTCTGTGATTCAGATATTCAAGTAGTACAATGCAACTGAAGTCAGTTTaagaaatggaagaggatagGTCCTGTCTGTCATTCAGTATTAACTACTGTcaacattttggaatattttcttagttttatagTGGTATTTATGTAGTAAATGTGTAACAGTAATAATATTTTGCAAGTTTAGcatttttcctcatatttttcaTCTAACATGAacctttttctaaaaattcttcaaaagcattattgaatggatacataaaagaTACATTATTGAatgtttgaattattttcaatttttgccaTATTATATAGGTAATGATTCAGTGGAATGCTGGTATGTGGAGCTTTGCCTGAGTGATTGTTTTCTTAAGATAGACTACAAGAGGTAAATTGGTTAAATATGTGAAGCTCTCACGCTGCAGTGTGTGAAATTGCTCTCCAAATTGTACAGAAAGTGTACCCTCCCACCAGAACGCTGGTTTCTCACATCCTTGTCACTACTGGGTCTCCTcggtaaaatttttttaaaaactgggtttgTATGACAAGAGCAAACAGCCGAGAAACACTCGAATAGGAGCTTTGTGGCTTACTGGCCTTGTCCCAGATCAGTGAAGAAACAGTGCTCGGACAGTCATTCACGCCTTTAGTTAGAAGGAGTTAGCTTCCTGTAAAAGGTGGTGCATCCCGCAGCCTTTCTAAGCTCACTTATATTCTAGTAGCTCTTTGGTAGATGCCGTTGGATTTTCATCGTTGATCACGTTTTCTCAGAATAAAggcagttttgcttcttccttccaATCTGCGTGCCTTTCAGTGATGAACTTTTCTCCTGGTTAAGGATTGGATTTGGCTGACTCTGTACCCCTGGTAGTTTCTTCTTCAGTGTCAGACGTTTGGCCTTTTTCCCTGGGTGCTGGGTATCTTTGTACTCCTAGACATATTTTTTGAGCTCTGTTCTGGGATGCTGTTACGTTACTGGGGACAGATCCTTTTGAGTCTTGCTTTGAAGATGTGCTGTGTGGGACCAGAGCAGCTTTCAGTGTagggttcactttttttttttttttagtttttggccgcaccccgtggcatgtggaatctcagttccccgaccagggatcgaacccgcacctcctgcattggaagtgtggagttctaaccactggaccgccaggcaagtcccataggattcatttttttcccacactACTGAGGCGCGAGCCTTCTGAGCCCCCTTCAGGATGCCTCCCCAATTATGAGGTTTGCATTCTGGCCGGTGCGGACCGCCAGAATGGGACCGCCAGTCCCTGTCCTGCTCGAGCGCTGGGCAGACTCACCTTCCATCCTTTGGGTGGCCCTGTCCCCCGCCTCGCAGAGTTCCCTTCCACACTGATGCTGCTCAGTGGTCCTCGGCGCGCTCCAATGGACCCTCCGCCCTTGGGCACGGTTCTCTCCCTGTGCCGCTGTGTCCTCTCCTGTCCTCCACCCGCCAACTCCGGCTGCGTGCGCTCTGCGATCCACCCCCGAGACCCGGGGAGGCGGCTGGACTCGGTCCGGACAGTCCGTGTAGACAGCAAGCTGGGGAAGCTGCGCGGCTCACCTCTTCGGGGTCTCAGCTCCCAGAGATCCCTGACGGTCCTCCCTCACCTGAGGCCCAGTTTCTTCACAGCctgtgtttcatatattttggctgcatttaGGGGATTCTTTCAAGCCAGTGCGGGGGAGATCCGGTCCCTGTTCCTGCATGTGCGTGAACGGAGTCTGCGGGCACAGAACCCAGAGAGCTCTGGCAGcgtgggctggagggagggagatgctgGTGCTGGGGATGGTGGCGGTGGGCGTGGCGATGACGGTGATAATGGAGCGTCTCCCCCGCCAGCACGCAGCAGCTCTGGTGGCTACAGCAagggtctttttctttcttccctttttaaaaaccatttttaagaCTTTAATTATCGATGGGGAGATGAGAATTGAGCACTTTCACGCCACTGTCCCTCTGCCTCCTCCCCAAATGGTTCTATTCTACTCACTCCAGAAACTGTGCCCTCCCACCACAATTCTGGTTTCCCCACATCTATGTCACCATTAGGTTAGTGTCccgcaaaaattaaaaactgagcgTGTGTGAGAAGAGCAAACAACCCAGAAGCACTAGGCTAGGAATTTTGTAGTTCACTGGCTTTGTTTCAGATCAGTGAAGAAAACTGCTGGCGCACCTGGCTCAGGGTCTGGGCAGGGGGAGTTAGCTCCCTCTAAAATACCCTGCGATCATgggagttttacttcttcctttccaatctggttGCCTTTTATTGATTGCTCTATCTATCCCCTTCTAATGGGCTGGTCTTTACTTACGCTTTTCATGCCACGTGGTTTTGCTTGGATAGCAGACCTTGTGTGCTTTCCCTTGGGTGCTGGCTACTTTTGTGTCCGTAAACATACTCGAACTTTGTTCTCAGGTGCTGCGGTTATTCGGAGACAATTTGATTCTTTAGAATCTTGCTTCTAAGATTTGCTACACGGCGCTAGAGCAGCTTCTACTGTAGAATTAATTGTTTTCCCGctactgaggcaagacccttcTGAGTGCCCTCCCTCAGGCCTCTTGAATTCCGAGGTTTCCATCCTGGCCAGTGGGGACAGGTGCTCATCTAGGGCCTGCTCGAGCcctgagcatagttccctgtagTCCTTCCTGGCAGCCCTTTCCCAGGCCCGGGGCGGCTTCCTCACACACTTGTGCCGATCAGCACCCCGTGATACTCCAGGGGGACCCTCTGCAGATCCCCACGATCCTCTCTGCCGGCAGCTCCCGAGCTACAGTACCCCAGGCTCTAGGGCCCGACGTCAGTCTgattctccctccctcacccagcaAAGCCCAGAATCAGCCTACTGCCTTGGCCTGACAGGTGAACTGGTGAAGCTGCCAGGTTGCtttaaaacataagtcagattGCGTCACTCTTCTGTTAAAAAGAATCTCCAAAAGGGACTCTTAGGGACAAAGCCAAAGAACTTACAGTGGCCTGAAAAGCCAgatgtgagggacttccctggtggcgcagcggttgagaatccacc contains these protein-coding regions:
- the LAGE3 gene encoding EKC/KEOPS complex subunit LAGE3, which translates into the protein MQAAEADAGAGRMAGGAEGLDSQGGRGDRGGPRSGGAAAAANDGALCAAPAQHSPGPGGHPASTARRPGSRPHVFALSVPFPSTLEAEIARGSLAPDAELHHGAVGKELTVSGSVLAVHWRAEDSHLLQISIVNFLDQLSLVIRTMQRFGPPVAR